The following are from one region of the Desmospora profundinema genome:
- the bioA gene encoding adenosylmethionine--8-amino-7-oxononanoate transaminase, with protein MFLQSDDTETLWEKNRQYLWNPFTQMKTYLDDEPLIIQRGEGVRLVDIHGNSYYDGYASVWLNVHGHNHPRLNEAIREQLDQIAHSTLLGAANVPAILLAERLVSITPPSLRKVFYSDSGAEAVEIALKMAFLYWKRKGRPEKNTFLCMGNAYHGDTVGAVSVGGMDLFHAAYDKLLFPTLRTPYPHPYRFDGTEQECLDSCLEKLRRHLDESGDTIAALILEPMMQGAAGMIRMPAGFLKKTEELCRQHDVLLIADEVATGFGRTGAMFACDHEGVQPDLMALGKKLTGGYLPVAATLTSDAIYEAFYGDYEEMKTFFHGHSYTGNQLGCAVALANLDLYEETDLLSHVDRLSRAILSEWEPMRQRRHVGDIRQLGLMIGIELVKDRKTRESFAWADAVGVKVCRRARDLGLLTRPLGNVITLMPPLAVSQEDLTAMIAILDQAIREVTE; from the coding sequence TTGTTCCTTCAGTCCGACGACACGGAGACATTATGGGAGAAAAACCGGCAATACTTGTGGAATCCCTTTACCCAGATGAAAACTTATCTGGATGATGAACCGCTGATTATCCAGCGGGGAGAAGGGGTACGGCTGGTTGACATCCACGGCAACTCCTATTATGACGGATATGCTTCCGTCTGGCTGAATGTCCACGGCCACAACCATCCCCGCTTAAATGAAGCCATTCGGGAGCAATTGGACCAAATCGCCCATTCCACCTTATTGGGAGCGGCCAATGTTCCCGCCATTTTATTGGCGGAACGGCTAGTTTCCATCACGCCGCCTTCTTTGCGCAAGGTGTTTTACTCCGACAGCGGTGCGGAAGCAGTCGAAATCGCACTTAAAATGGCTTTTTTATATTGGAAGAGAAAAGGACGACCGGAGAAGAACACCTTCCTCTGCATGGGGAACGCTTATCACGGAGATACGGTGGGTGCCGTCAGCGTGGGGGGGATGGATCTGTTTCATGCCGCCTACGACAAGCTGTTGTTTCCCACCCTTCGAACCCCGTATCCCCACCCCTACCGCTTTGACGGTACGGAGCAGGAATGTCTGGATTCGTGCTTGGAAAAGCTCCGCCGTCACCTGGATGAAAGCGGTGATACGATTGCCGCCCTCATTCTGGAGCCGATGATGCAGGGGGCAGCCGGGATGATCCGCATGCCTGCCGGCTTCCTGAAAAAAACGGAGGAACTGTGCCGTCAACATGACGTCCTGTTGATCGCCGATGAAGTGGCGACGGGTTTCGGCCGTACCGGTGCGATGTTCGCCTGCGACCACGAAGGGGTGCAACCGGATCTGATGGCGCTGGGCAAAAAGCTGACCGGCGGTTATCTTCCCGTAGCGGCCACCCTGACCAGCGATGCCATCTATGAGGCTTTTTACGGCGATTATGAGGAAATGAAGACGTTTTTCCACGGACACTCCTATACCGGTAACCAACTGGGATGTGCCGTCGCCTTGGCCAATCTGGATCTGTATGAGGAAACGGATCTGTTGTCCCATGTCGACCGTCTTTCCCGCGCCATTTTATCCGAATGGGAACCGATGCGGCAGCGGCGCCATGTCGGCGATATCCGTCAATTGGGCTTGATGATCGGGATTGAATTGGTAAAGGATCGCAAGACTCGGGAATCCTTCGCCTGGGCGGACGCGGTGGGAGTGAAGGTGTGTCGCCGTGCCCGAGATCTGGGACTCTTAACACGCCCCTTGGGAAATGTGATCACCTTGATGCCGCCTTTGGCCGTCTCACAAGAGGATCTGACTGCGATGATCGCCATTTTAGATCAGGCCATCCGAGAGGTGACGGAATAA
- the bioD gene encoding dethiobiotin synthase — MGGTGLFVTATDTEVGKTVVTAGLALTLRQRGTDTEVMKPVQSGHMWNDPQGDIWKLWNWTNSRTPLEELIAYSYAPAVAPALAARLENRPILLEPVLEKLDRLRRHHEVVLVEGAGGLMVPLGRDWTVADLALAIGWPLVIVARPTLGTINHTVLTVMAARLKGLEPAGIILNGQKQNDSGPGLSYNVETIQQLTGVPVLGVTPWMDVPLTPDRLQTMMSTLQLDPLLKRLRKENTPDDGKTPVDAGNQG; from the coding sequence ATGGGAGGCACCGGTCTCTTTGTCACCGCTACCGATACGGAAGTGGGAAAAACAGTGGTGACGGCCGGGCTGGCGCTGACCCTCCGTCAACGGGGAACCGACACGGAAGTGATGAAGCCGGTTCAAAGCGGCCATATGTGGAATGATCCCCAGGGAGACATCTGGAAACTGTGGAACTGGACAAACAGCCGGACACCGCTGGAAGAGTTGATTGCCTATTCCTATGCTCCCGCTGTCGCTCCCGCCTTGGCCGCCCGTCTGGAAAACCGGCCCATTTTACTGGAACCCGTGCTGGAAAAACTGGATCGTCTCCGGCGACACCATGAGGTGGTACTGGTGGAAGGAGCCGGAGGGTTGATGGTGCCCCTAGGAAGAGACTGGACCGTAGCCGACCTGGCTCTGGCCATCGGGTGGCCGTTGGTGATCGTGGCTCGGCCCACACTGGGCACGATCAATCATACCGTACTCACGGTGATGGCCGCCCGGCTGAAAGGACTGGAGCCGGCTGGAATCATCCTGAATGGACAGAAGCAGAATGACTCCGGCCCCGGTTTGTCTTACAACGTGGAAACGATTCAGCAATTAACCGGTGTTCCCGTCCTGGGAGTCACACCTTGGATGGACGTGCCTCTCACCCCTGATCGGCTGCAAACCATGATGTCAACGCTCCAGTTGGACCCGCTGTTAAAGAGACTGAGGAAGGAGAATACCCCTGATGATGGGAAAACCCCCGTGGATGCCGGAAATCAAGGATGA
- the bioF gene encoding 8-amino-7-oxononanoate synthase → MMGKPPWMPEIKDELSQLEQAGRIRSLFPTEQGTEPVLFRQGHPMVNLSSNNYLGLASHPTVVQAAARALEERGAGAPSSRLITGHDPAIAELEAALAQWKGTEAALVIGSGYLANLGVLSACLSRRDAVFSDRLNHASIIDGIRLSGATAYRYRHRDMNHLERLLQQADGKGFRQKWIVTDSVFSMDGDVAPLKELADLKEQYGATLMVDEAHGAGVFGPQGKGVAHHLGVADAVDIHMGTFSKAFGVYGAYIAARKEWIDWMLQRCRSFIYTTALPPAVIGGIRASLELVQSGQNLRTALLDHSRWFRRRLQDLGVDTDPFPSPIIPWVIGDDHAASAVSQALQERGVLGVAIRPPTVPEGSARIRFSLMATHRREDLEQAVEAVADITGAFGRESV, encoded by the coding sequence ATGATGGGAAAACCCCCGTGGATGCCGGAAATCAAGGATGAATTATCCCAATTGGAACAAGCAGGACGAATCCGTTCCCTTTTCCCCACCGAACAGGGGACCGAACCCGTCCTATTCCGCCAGGGTCACCCGATGGTGAACCTCTCCTCCAACAACTACCTGGGTCTGGCCTCCCATCCCACCGTTGTTCAAGCCGCCGCCCGTGCGTTAGAGGAGCGGGGGGCCGGGGCGCCTTCTTCCCGCTTAATCACCGGCCATGATCCGGCAATTGCAGAATTGGAAGCCGCGCTTGCACAGTGGAAAGGAACAGAAGCCGCCCTGGTAATCGGAAGCGGGTATCTGGCCAATCTGGGGGTGTTGTCCGCTTGCCTGTCCAGACGGGATGCTGTTTTCAGCGACCGTCTTAATCATGCCAGTATTATTGATGGGATCCGTCTCAGCGGGGCAACGGCCTATCGCTATCGGCATAGGGATATGAACCACCTGGAACGGTTGTTGCAGCAGGCGGACGGTAAGGGCTTCCGACAAAAATGGATCGTCACCGACAGCGTGTTCAGCATGGATGGGGATGTGGCTCCCTTAAAAGAGTTAGCCGACCTAAAGGAACAATACGGGGCAACGTTGATGGTGGACGAAGCCCACGGAGCCGGTGTATTTGGTCCCCAGGGAAAAGGAGTCGCCCATCACCTCGGCGTGGCGGATGCTGTCGATATCCATATGGGAACCTTCAGCAAAGCATTCGGAGTGTATGGCGCCTATATCGCTGCCAGGAAGGAATGGATCGATTGGATGCTGCAGCGCTGTCGAAGTTTCATTTATACAACAGCCTTGCCGCCTGCCGTGATCGGTGGAATTCGGGCTTCCCTGGAACTGGTTCAGTCCGGGCAAAACTTACGAACAGCTCTGTTGGATCACAGTCGTTGGTTTCGCCGCCGATTACAAGATCTCGGGGTGGATACCGATCCCTTTCCCAGCCCCATCATCCCTTGGGTGATTGGTGACGATCACGCAGCATCAGCGGTCAGTCAAGCACTTCAGGAGCGGGGAGTGCTGGGTGTCGCCATCCGGCCTCCCACCGTACCGGAAGGGTCGGCCCGAATTCGTTTCTCCTTGATGGCCACCCATCGCCGGGAAGATCTGGAGCAAGCCGTAGAAGCGGTGGCGGATATAACGGGTGCTTTCGGGAGGGAATCGGTATGA
- a CDS encoding alpha/beta fold hydrolase: MTDRLWLSGWSIPATIWRESVQSFPAGKQRTIDFNQGGDSPLVSAEQALYLLQPPVTVIGWSMGAMVALELALRHPQWIDRLILIAVTDQFVRDQNREHGWDLRVLRRMKKQLHLHPAETIASFDQRLFSPDSPDDPWRRQIRGSRAHALAGLVAGLEYLEQFRFPPHLASEITQPVYLLHGENDAICHPESGRRLALTLPQAEWTLWKDTGHIPFWTRQEAFKHWLEGRLRR, encoded by the coding sequence ATGACGGACCGGCTTTGGTTATCGGGATGGTCCATCCCCGCTACTATATGGAGAGAAAGCGTGCAATCGTTTCCCGCCGGGAAGCAGCGGACCATTGATTTTAATCAAGGAGGAGACAGCCCCCTCGTCAGCGCCGAGCAAGCCCTCTACTTGCTTCAACCCCCGGTCACGGTGATCGGTTGGTCCATGGGCGCGATGGTCGCCTTGGAGTTAGCGCTCCGCCATCCTCAGTGGATCGACCGCCTGATTCTGATCGCCGTCACCGACCAATTCGTGCGCGACCAAAATCGGGAACACGGTTGGGACTTACGCGTGCTTCGGCGGATGAAAAAGCAACTGCACCTCCATCCGGCGGAAACAATCGCCTCTTTTGATCAACGCCTGTTTTCCCCGGATTCCCCCGATGATCCTTGGAGGCGTCAGATTCGCGGAAGCCGCGCCCACGCTCTTGCCGGACTGGTGGCGGGACTGGAATATCTGGAACAATTCCGCTTCCCTCCTCACTTAGCATCTGAGATTACACAGCCGGTTTATCTTCTTCACGGGGAGAATGACGCGATTTGCCATCCGGAAAGCGGACGACGCTTGGCCCTGACGTTGCCACAAGCCGAGTGGACCCTGTGGAAAGATACAGGCCATATCCCCTTTTGGACCCGCCAAGAGGCATTTAAGCATTGGCTGGAAGGAAGGCTCAGACGATGA
- the bioC gene encoding malonyl-ACP O-methyltransferase BioC → MNPYKQKVERQFNRAASTYDRYADIQREMADRLLKQVDLLNPPPRRILEIGCGTGYLTKRVTHAYPDATIVAVDLAASMVRSAREHVSESKRVRFLVGDAETMDFHAYAPFDCILSNAAVQWFSQPGETLARLAEAVSPGGWLWFTTFGPETFVELNRLFHEVESRMGLARSRHTLPLSPSSEWRRLFDEAGLSSVRVRSFRRSVIYSDCRHFLRSIQKIGASYGTSPHPPLQSGRLLAEVIRQYDQRHRTEDGVQVTYQWLLMGGMKSGRKRIP, encoded by the coding sequence ATGAACCCCTATAAGCAAAAAGTGGAGAGACAGTTTAATCGAGCCGCATCCACATATGACAGATACGCCGATATTCAACGAGAGATGGCAGATCGCTTGCTGAAACAGGTCGACCTGTTAAATCCGCCACCCCGGCGCATACTGGAAATTGGATGTGGAACGGGATACTTAACCAAACGAGTGACCCACGCCTATCCCGATGCAACGATAGTAGCTGTCGACCTCGCCGCCTCGATGGTCCGGTCTGCCCGCGAGCATGTCTCCGAATCCAAACGGGTTCGCTTTTTGGTGGGAGACGCGGAGACGATGGATTTTCACGCCTATGCACCCTTTGACTGCATCCTATCCAATGCAGCTGTCCAGTGGTTTTCACAACCCGGAGAAACCTTGGCCAGATTGGCGGAAGCCGTTTCCCCAGGCGGCTGGCTATGGTTTACCACCTTTGGACCGGAAACCTTTGTGGAACTAAACCGCCTGTTTCACGAAGTGGAATCCCGGATGGGGCTGGCCCGCTCCCGGCATACTCTCCCCCTTTCCCCTTCCTCTGAATGGCGGCGTCTGTTTGATGAAGCGGGACTGTCTTCCGTTCGGGTCCGTTCCTTCCGCCGTTCCGTCATCTATTCCGATTGCCGCCATTTTTTACGGTCGATACAGAAAATCGGAGCCAGCTACGGCACCAGCCCCCATCCTCCCCTTCAATCCGGCCGACTTCTGGCCGAGGTAATCCGACAGTACGATCAGCGCCATCGAACGGAAGACGGTGTTCAAGTCACCTATCAATGGCTGCTGATGGGAGGAATGAAATCCGGGAGAAAAAGGATTCCGTGA
- a CDS encoding Gmad2 immunoglobulin-like domain-containing protein, translating to MKKGWIMLLMVVLGVMPLATVEAGDSGNEAFRDVGVSEPRLEMRVSGKAKLPDGMFEYRVSDGYDYLVRGRTRVGNGSSEWKPFVQWISVAKEQVNPHRTLTLELVPMDHEETDSLVVDLKKGEKSGSNPWFRDIRVSEPVIHYEVTGEARVSEGTVHYTVEDGHDILAEGSVTASAGTPEWGSFTEDIRIPQNRLPANGTLILVLFEKDDDGSHKNSHYLPIDRFPW from the coding sequence ATGAAGAAAGGATGGATAATGTTATTGATGGTTGTCTTGGGTGTGATGCCTTTGGCCACTGTGGAAGCGGGTGACAGCGGGAATGAAGCCTTCCGCGACGTGGGTGTGTCAGAGCCGCGACTGGAAATGCGCGTGAGCGGAAAAGCAAAACTCCCGGATGGAATGTTTGAATACCGGGTGAGCGACGGCTACGATTATCTGGTTCGAGGAAGAACCCGTGTGGGAAATGGTTCATCCGAGTGGAAGCCATTTGTGCAGTGGATTTCCGTGGCCAAAGAACAAGTGAATCCCCACCGCACACTGACACTGGAACTGGTTCCGATGGATCACGAAGAGACAGATAGTCTGGTGGTTGATTTAAAGAAGGGGGAAAAATCGGGCTCCAACCCTTGGTTTCGCGACATCCGCGTGTCGGAGCCGGTCATCCATTATGAAGTGACGGGAGAAGCCCGTGTTTCCGAAGGAACAGTTCATTATACGGTGGAGGATGGTCACGATATTTTAGCGGAGGGTTCTGTGACCGCGTCTGCAGGCACTCCTGAGTGGGGATCCTTTACCGAAGACATCCGTATCCCGCAAAACCGACTGCCGGCCAACGGGACGCTGATTCTGGTCTTGTTTGAGAAAGACGATGACGGCTCCCATAAAAACAGCCATTACCTGCCCATCGACCGGTTTCCATGGTGA
- the ileS gene encoding isoleucine--tRNA ligase: MDYKKTLNLPQTDFPMRGNLPNREPEMQRWWSEERIYEKVRESRQGQPKYILHDGPPYANGDIHIGHALNKILKDFIVRFRSLQGYDAPYIPGWDTHGLPIEHAVTTKKKVDRKKMDPVQFRQHCEEYAWSFINKQREQFKRLGVRGDWENPYVTLDPKYEAQQIRVFGEMVKRGHIYRGYRSIYWSPSSESALADAEIEYQDKRSPSIYVQFPVKDGNGVLPTENTFVVIWTTTPWTIPANLAIAVHADLTYTLVKVGDRQLLMAEELVDSVMQLAEIEEYEKGERFQGSRLSGVICRHPFYDRESPVVLGDHVTLDAGTGCVHTAPGHGAEDFELGKKYDLGILCPVDEKGKFMAEAPGFEGLFYEDANKVVTQKLEEEGYLLKLTFLTHQYPHDWRTKKPVIFRATEQWFASIDGFRENLLEAIRQVKWTPAWGEVRLHNMVADRGDWCISRQRVWGVPLPIFYCEKCSHPHITDESIEHIASIFAKEGSSAWFAKEVADLLHDGAVCAECGNDTFRKETDIMDVWFDSGSSHASVLMQREDAAWPADLYLEGSDQYRGWFNSSLSTAVATQGRAPYKGVLSHGFTLDGEGRKMSKSLGNVIDPLKVMKTYGADILRLWVSSVDYQADVRVSEDILKQIAEVYRKIRNTFRFLLGNLNDFDPVSDRVAMEDLDEIDRYALVQLQRLVERVTRAYENHEFHSVYSSIHHFCTVFLSQFYLDVLKDRLYILPAADPKRRSSQTAMLEILHALVRMLNPILPHTTEEVWKYVPGTDTFSVQLTRFPQVESAYLDENVEKKWDQLLEVRDLVLKRLEEARADKVIGNSLGAAVELTPSESQYQLLNSVPNLKELFIVSDVQLKQSEGNPSEEGIRVEIKPAQGGKCQRCWMISPAVGQDEKHPDLCDRCASIVEEHHQGHME, encoded by the coding sequence ATGGATTACAAAAAAACGCTTAATCTGCCGCAAACCGATTTCCCGATGCGCGGAAATCTCCCTAACCGGGAACCGGAAATGCAACGTTGGTGGAGTGAAGAACGGATCTACGAGAAGGTGAGGGAATCCCGCCAAGGACAGCCCAAATATATTCTTCATGACGGACCGCCCTACGCCAATGGCGATATCCACATCGGTCACGCTTTGAACAAGATTTTAAAGGACTTCATCGTTCGCTTCCGGTCCCTGCAAGGGTATGACGCCCCTTATATTCCGGGGTGGGACACCCATGGGTTGCCGATTGAACATGCGGTCACCACAAAAAAGAAAGTGGATCGGAAGAAGATGGATCCGGTTCAATTCCGGCAGCATTGCGAAGAATACGCCTGGTCTTTCATCAATAAGCAACGAGAGCAATTTAAGCGGCTCGGTGTACGGGGAGATTGGGAAAACCCTTATGTCACCTTGGATCCAAAATATGAAGCGCAACAGATCCGCGTCTTCGGGGAGATGGTGAAAAGAGGCCATATCTATCGCGGATATCGGTCTATCTATTGGTCGCCGTCGTCGGAATCGGCTCTGGCTGACGCCGAAATCGAATATCAGGATAAGCGTTCCCCTTCAATCTATGTACAGTTTCCGGTGAAAGACGGGAACGGGGTGTTGCCGACGGAAAACACCTTTGTGGTCATCTGGACGACCACTCCATGGACGATTCCCGCCAATCTGGCGATTGCCGTTCATGCCGACCTCACCTACACTTTGGTTAAAGTGGGCGATCGGCAGCTTCTGATGGCGGAGGAGCTGGTGGATTCGGTGATGCAGCTGGCAGAGATCGAGGAATATGAAAAAGGGGAGCGCTTCCAAGGATCCCGACTATCCGGCGTGATCTGCCGTCATCCTTTCTACGATCGGGAGTCGCCGGTGGTGTTGGGAGATCATGTCACCTTGGATGCCGGTACCGGCTGTGTTCATACAGCGCCGGGTCACGGTGCGGAAGACTTTGAACTGGGCAAGAAATACGACCTGGGCATTCTGTGTCCGGTTGATGAAAAAGGGAAATTTATGGCGGAAGCGCCCGGATTTGAAGGGCTTTTCTATGAAGATGCCAATAAAGTGGTTACGCAGAAGCTGGAAGAGGAAGGCTATCTGCTCAAACTGACTTTTCTCACCCACCAATATCCCCATGACTGGCGAACCAAGAAACCGGTCATTTTCCGGGCGACCGAGCAGTGGTTCGCCTCCATTGACGGCTTCCGGGAGAACCTGTTGGAAGCGATTCGCCAGGTCAAGTGGACACCGGCTTGGGGAGAAGTCCGGCTTCACAACATGGTGGCCGATCGCGGTGATTGGTGTATCTCACGCCAGCGAGTGTGGGGGGTGCCTCTGCCTATCTTCTATTGTGAAAAATGCAGCCATCCGCATATCACGGATGAATCGATTGAACACATCGCTTCCATCTTTGCCAAAGAAGGCTCCTCCGCCTGGTTTGCAAAGGAGGTCGCGGACCTCTTACACGACGGGGCAGTCTGTGCCGAATGCGGAAATGATACCTTCCGCAAAGAGACAGACATCATGGACGTCTGGTTCGATTCCGGAAGCAGTCACGCTTCCGTTCTGATGCAACGGGAGGATGCCGCCTGGCCTGCGGATCTTTATCTGGAAGGTTCCGACCAGTATCGGGGTTGGTTCAACTCATCTCTGTCCACGGCAGTTGCCACCCAGGGACGCGCTCCTTACAAGGGAGTGCTCTCACACGGATTCACCTTGGATGGGGAAGGGCGGAAAATGTCCAAATCCCTGGGCAATGTAATCGATCCCCTTAAAGTGATGAAAACGTACGGTGCCGATATTTTGCGGTTGTGGGTCTCCTCGGTGGATTATCAGGCGGATGTACGGGTATCCGAGGATATCTTGAAACAGATCGCCGAAGTGTATCGGAAAATCCGAAATACGTTCCGTTTTCTCCTAGGCAACTTGAACGACTTTGATCCGGTGTCGGACCGGGTGGCGATGGAGGATTTGGATGAGATCGACCGCTACGCCCTGGTACAGTTACAGCGGTTGGTGGAACGGGTGACCCGTGCGTATGAAAACCATGAGTTCCACAGTGTCTACTCCTCCATCCATCACTTCTGTACCGTTTTCCTCAGCCAGTTCTATCTGGATGTGTTGAAGGACCGACTCTATATCCTGCCGGCGGCGGATCCCAAACGCCGTTCTTCCCAAACGGCGATGCTGGAGATTCTGCACGCCCTGGTGCGGATGCTGAACCCGATCCTCCCCCACACGACCGAAGAAGTATGGAAGTACGTGCCAGGGACCGACACGTTCAGTGTGCAATTGACGCGTTTTCCGCAAGTGGAATCCGCTTATCTGGATGAGAACGTGGAGAAAAAGTGGGACCAATTACTTGAGGTGCGGGATCTGGTATTGAAAAGGTTGGAAGAGGCTCGGGCGGACAAAGTGATTGGAAACTCCTTGGGTGCCGCGGTCGAACTAACTCCTTCCGAATCCCAATATCAACTGTTGAACAGTGTTCCCAACTTAAAGGAACTCTTTATCGTCTCCGATGTACAGCTGAAGCAATCAGAGGGGAATCCCTCCGAGGAAGGGATCCGTGTCGAGATCAAACCGGCACAGGGCGGCAAGTGCCAACGCTGCTGGATGATCAGTCCCGCCGTTGGACAGGATGAAAAACATCCGGATCTGTGCGACCGGTGTGCTTCGATCGTGGAAGAGCATCATCAAGGCCATATGGAGTGA